The following coding sequences are from one Streptomyces sp. NBC_01485 window:
- a CDS encoding GNAT family N-acetyltransferase, which yields MTNARRHPRSTPADSVLTEVADAVRLQEGPPGVRSVLRALRRLAPASTKDLSRATGLPVPIVAALGNELRRRDLVTKQRPSRLTEAGMDLVSQLGMDLALDATCRTCDGRELVIPDVLAEAVPRLRALMESGPAADMAIDQSHCTAETKVRRVLALLTAGALPGGSLLLIGDDDLVSLAVAVVGDVLGAPIVERVTVVDISPEILDHIQKVSAGLGTRVETVQHDLRLPLPAELHRQHDVAMTDPPYTPEGARLFLSRAVEGLRPGPAHSIFFSFGGKSPDEMLEVQREIMALGLITNGYIRNFNEYEGSGILGGVGFFQHLLTTNSTTPSHEGEFSGPLYTGDKRTRQREYTCVACDARLRVGPGARWASVAALRTEGCPTCGKGPFRPGRLVPAEEPTTPPPPAQSPAPATAPAPAPAPATPPAPTAPTPRAHGWHPPSDADRAALAERARPYATRQAGERDLPAIGAFEAEIARVSFGEDAIDDPARWSARLGKAMEKSKEGMIVAHRPGEDPVGWCWVSINQNAMTGDRYANFRSLAVSPLDNRGDVAELLLTAGLEFCLANGITEVVGRVHVSNVPMRTVYRKFGFDPTSLSMKLFLPKSRGDA from the coding sequence GTGACGAACGCGCGTCGGCATCCTCGGAGTACCCCGGCCGATTCTGTACTCACGGAAGTCGCGGACGCCGTCCGGCTCCAGGAGGGCCCGCCCGGAGTACGGTCCGTCCTCCGCGCCCTGCGCCGCCTCGCCCCCGCCTCCACGAAGGATCTCAGCCGCGCGACCGGCCTGCCCGTCCCGATCGTGGCCGCGCTGGGGAACGAACTGCGCCGCCGGGACCTCGTCACCAAGCAGCGCCCGTCCCGGCTGACGGAAGCCGGTATGGACCTCGTCTCCCAGCTCGGCATGGACCTCGCCCTGGACGCCACCTGCCGCACCTGCGACGGGCGCGAGCTGGTCATCCCCGACGTGCTGGCCGAGGCCGTGCCGCGGCTGCGCGCGCTCATGGAGTCCGGCCCCGCCGCCGACATGGCCATCGACCAGTCGCACTGCACGGCCGAGACCAAGGTCCGCCGGGTCCTCGCGCTGCTCACGGCGGGCGCGCTGCCGGGCGGCTCGCTGCTGCTGATCGGCGACGACGACCTCGTCTCCCTCGCCGTCGCCGTGGTGGGCGACGTGCTCGGCGCCCCGATCGTCGAGCGGGTCACCGTCGTGGACATCTCCCCGGAGATCCTCGACCACATCCAGAAGGTGTCGGCCGGCCTCGGCACCCGGGTGGAGACCGTCCAGCACGACCTGCGCCTACCGCTGCCCGCCGAACTCCACCGGCAGCACGACGTGGCCATGACCGACCCGCCGTACACCCCCGAGGGCGCCCGGCTCTTCCTCTCCCGTGCGGTGGAGGGGCTGCGGCCGGGCCCGGCGCACAGCATCTTCTTCTCCTTCGGCGGCAAGAGCCCGGACGAGATGCTGGAGGTGCAGCGCGAGATCATGGCCCTCGGCCTGATCACCAACGGCTACATCCGCAACTTCAACGAGTACGAGGGCAGCGGCATCCTCGGCGGGGTCGGCTTCTTCCAGCACCTCCTGACCACCAACTCGACCACCCCCTCCCACGAGGGCGAGTTCAGCGGTCCCCTCTACACCGGCGACAAGCGGACCCGGCAGCGCGAGTACACGTGCGTGGCGTGCGACGCGCGGCTCCGCGTCGGCCCCGGCGCCCGCTGGGCCTCGGTCGCCGCCCTGCGCACCGAGGGCTGCCCGACCTGCGGCAAGGGCCCCTTCCGCCCGGGCCGCCTGGTCCCGGCGGAAGAACCGACGACGCCCCCGCCCCCCGCACAGTCCCCGGCCCCCGCCACCGCTCCCGCTCCCGCTCCCGCTCCCGCCACTCCCCCTGCCCCCACCGCGCCCACCCCCCGCGCCCACGGCTGGCATCCCCCGTCCGACGCCGACCGCGCCGCCCTCGCCGAGCGGGCGCGGCCGTACGCCACCCGGCAGGCCGGCGAGCGCGACCTGCCCGCCATCGGGGCGTTCGAGGCCGAGATCGCCCGGGTGTCGTTCGGCGAGGACGCCATCGACGATCCGGCCCGCTGGTCGGCACGCCTCGGCAAGGCCATGGAGAAGTCGAAGGAGGGCATGATCGTCGCCCACCGCCCGGGCGAGGACCCCGTCGGCTGGTGCTGGGTGAGCATCAACCAGAACGCCATGACCGGCGACCGCTACGCCAACTTCCGCTCCCTGGCGGTGTCCCCGCTGGACAACCGCGGCGACGTCGCCGAACTCCTCCTCACCGCGGGCCTGGAGTTCTGCCTGGCGAACGGCATCACGGAGGTCGTCGGCCGGGTGCACGTGAGCAACGTCCCGATGCGCACGGTCTACCGCAAGTTCGGCTTCGACCCCACCAGCCTGTCGATGAAGCTGTTCCTGCCCAAGAGCCGGGGGGACGCGTGA
- a CDS encoding HAD-IIIC family phosphatase, producing the protein MTFPDPGHVKCVVWDLDGTLWDDIAVETPTDELPTPRPEMLAAIDALAARGVLSSIASRSAPAVLDRLAAGRPEVRGRFLAPQVSWQDKSESLRRIAKDLGIAADALLLVDDSPYERAEVEALLPGVRTLAPEDVPALLAAFEGREVTPESRERVRRYRTEETRRAEGERFQGSREEFLRWCGMRLAVGAATPDEIPRALELAARTHRLNSSGLTPDRLRELAASPGHELYTARMADRFGAYGVIGAALVDRTAPAVWSVPLLALSCRVAGRGAAAAFLFRLLERARAAGAEEFRVTLRPTDANLEMRILLRQAGLRRTDDTGPAPATAAAPDAAVLGRPLHGDLPTPPPWLHVSDREEADA; encoded by the coding sequence GTGACGTTCCCCGACCCCGGCCACGTCAAGTGCGTCGTCTGGGACCTCGACGGCACCCTCTGGGACGACATCGCCGTAGAGACCCCCACCGACGAACTCCCCACCCCCCGCCCGGAGATGCTCGCCGCGATCGACGCGCTGGCGGCACGCGGCGTGCTCAGCAGCATCGCGAGCCGCAGCGCGCCCGCCGTCCTGGACCGGCTGGCCGCCGGACGCCCGGAGGTGCGGGGCCGCTTCCTGGCCCCGCAGGTGTCCTGGCAGGACAAGAGCGAGTCGCTGCGCAGGATCGCCAAGGACCTCGGCATCGCGGCGGACGCCCTCCTCCTGGTCGACGACTCCCCGTACGAGCGCGCCGAGGTCGAGGCCCTGCTGCCGGGCGTGCGCACCCTCGCCCCCGAGGACGTGCCCGCGCTGCTGGCCGCGTTCGAGGGCCGGGAGGTCACCCCCGAGTCCCGTGAGCGCGTGCGCCGCTACCGCACCGAGGAGACCCGCCGGGCCGAGGGCGAACGCTTCCAGGGCTCACGCGAGGAGTTCCTGCGCTGGTGCGGCATGCGCCTCGCCGTCGGCGCGGCCACACCCGACGAGATCCCCCGCGCCCTGGAACTCGCCGCCCGCACCCACCGCCTGAACTCCTCCGGCCTCACCCCCGACCGGCTGCGCGAACTGGCCGCCTCGCCGGGACACGAGCTGTACACGGCCCGCATGGCGGACCGTTTCGGCGCGTACGGCGTCATCGGCGCCGCCCTCGTCGACCGCACCGCCCCCGCCGTCTGGTCCGTCCCGCTGCTCGCCCTCTCCTGCCGGGTCGCCGGCCGGGGCGCGGCGGCGGCCTTCCTGTTCCGGCTGCTGGAGCGGGCCCGCGCGGCGGGCGCCGAGGAGTTCCGGGTCACCCTGCGCCCGACCGACGCCAACCTGGAGATGCGCATCCTGCTCCGCCAGGCGGGCCTACGCCGCACGGACGACACCGGCCCCGCCCCTGCCACCGCCGCCGCCCCCGATGCGGCGGTGCTGGGCAGGCCCCTCCACGGCGACCTGCCGACCCCGCCCCCCTGGCTGCACGTATCCGACCGAGAGGAAGCCGACGCGTGA
- a CDS encoding acyl carrier protein, giving the protein MTDTHNRATVERQLRSMIAEAARLDEAAVARLPAGTELFGPEIALTSLAGVTLLGAIDQRYGVDVATLDLSLDSLQSIATLTDFVTAHLQSH; this is encoded by the coding sequence GTGACGGACACCCACAACCGGGCGACGGTGGAACGGCAGCTCCGTTCGATGATCGCCGAAGCCGCCCGCCTGGACGAGGCCGCCGTCGCGCGACTCCCCGCCGGCACCGAGCTGTTCGGCCCGGAGATCGCCCTCACCTCGCTGGCCGGCGTGACCCTGCTCGGCGCGATCGACCAGCGCTACGGCGTCGACGTGGCCACCCTGGACCTGAGCCTGGACAGCCTGCAGTCCATCGCCACCCTGACCGACTTCGTGACGGCACACCTCCAGTCGCACTAG
- a CDS encoding chaplin — protein MSRIAKIAAVALGTSAVVVSGAGLAMADAGAQGAAVGSPGFLSGNVAQVPVHVPVNVCGNAISVIGLLNPSFGNACANVSDHDHGDKHDDKHGGGYGN, from the coding sequence ATGTCTCGCATCGCGAAGATCGCCGCTGTTGCCCTCGGCACCAGCGCCGTCGTGGTCAGCGGAGCCGGCCTGGCCATGGCGGACGCGGGCGCGCAGGGTGCGGCCGTGGGCTCGCCGGGCTTCCTGTCGGGCAACGTCGCGCAGGTTCCGGTCCACGTGCCGGTCAACGTCTGCGGCAACGCCATCAGCGTCATCGGCCTGCTGAACCCGTCCTTCGGCAACGCCTGCGCCAACGTCAGCGACCACGACCACGGCGACAAGCACGACGACAAGCACGGCGGCGGCTACGGCAACTGA
- a CDS encoding tyrosinase family protein, protein MAYTRKDVSTLTAAERRRFVKALLEIKRTGEYDEFVRMHIDHYVPDGDGGLRTAHMAPSFLPWHRRFLLDLERALRRVDSSVTVPYWDWTRERTATSAPWTKDLLGGNGRRSDHQVTTGPFAYATGDWTLKENVTDGEFLTRDLGRAASPIDLPTKSEVDAALQDPVYDTSPWDSTVTRGFRNKLEGWGTGSGSAAWHTHNRVHRWVGGVMLGGASVNDPVFWLHHAFVDLLWTRWQSRHREHRYLPAEPPGPAGRQYRRVVARLEKMPPWDVTPDQLEDVSGIYRYA, encoded by the coding sequence ATGGCCTACACGCGTAAGGACGTCAGCACCCTCACCGCCGCCGAGCGGCGGCGCTTCGTGAAGGCGCTGCTGGAGATCAAACGGACGGGGGAGTACGACGAGTTCGTCCGGATGCACATCGACCACTACGTCCCGGACGGCGACGGCGGGCTGCGGACGGCCCACATGGCGCCCTCCTTCCTGCCCTGGCACCGCAGGTTCCTGCTGGACCTGGAGCGGGCGCTGCGCCGGGTCGACTCCTCGGTGACGGTGCCGTACTGGGACTGGACGCGCGAGCGCACCGCGACCTCCGCGCCCTGGACGAAGGATCTCCTCGGCGGCAACGGACGGCGCTCCGACCACCAGGTGACGACCGGGCCGTTCGCCTACGCCACCGGCGACTGGACCCTCAAGGAGAACGTGACCGACGGGGAGTTCCTCACCCGCGACCTCGGCCGCGCCGCGAGCCCCATCGACCTGCCCACGAAGAGCGAGGTGGACGCGGCGTTGCAGGACCCGGTCTACGACACCTCGCCGTGGGACTCGACGGTCACCCGGGGCTTCCGCAACAAGCTGGAGGGCTGGGGGACCGGCTCGGGCAGCGCCGCCTGGCACACCCACAACCGGGTGCACCGGTGGGTCGGCGGGGTCATGCTCGGCGGCGCCTCCGTCAACGACCCCGTGTTCTGGCTGCACCACGCCTTCGTCGACCTGCTGTGGACCCGCTGGCAGAGCCGGCACCGCGAGCACCGCTACCTGCCCGCCGAACCGCCCGGCCCGGCCGGCCGCCAGTACCGGCGGGTCGTCGCCCGGCTGGAGAAAATGCCCCCGTGGGACGTGACCCCGGACCAACTGGAGGACGTGTCCGGGATCTACCGGTACGCGTGA
- a CDS encoding tyrosinase family oxidase copper chaperone produces MAVSVDAVPVTAVPVTALPAGADRAGPPRLARRRDLLRGLLGGAAALAIVPVLAASRPPRPADGGPTGSSFDETYRGRHLHGVLTPTGPAAAVGAEWEVTVDGRPLHLMRRADGTWLSMVDHYRSYPTPLEAARAAVDGLGPGERLREAAAAHDHTHMGGHHGLHA; encoded by the coding sequence ATGGCCGTCAGCGTCGACGCGGTACCCGTGACCGCCGTACCCGTGACCGCACTGCCGGCGGGCGCGGACAGAGCCGGCCCGCCACGCCTCGCCCGCCGCCGGGACCTGCTGCGCGGGCTGCTCGGCGGCGCCGCCGCCCTCGCGATCGTCCCCGTCCTCGCCGCCTCCCGGCCCCCGCGCCCGGCGGACGGCGGCCCCACGGGCTCCTCGTTCGACGAGACCTACCGGGGCCGGCACCTGCACGGGGTCCTCACCCCGACGGGGCCCGCGGCCGCGGTCGGCGCCGAGTGGGAGGTCACGGTCGACGGCCGCCCGCTGCACCTCATGCGCCGCGCCGACGGCACCTGGCTGAGCATGGTCGACCACTACCGCTCGTACCCGACGCCGCTGGAGGCGGCCCGCGCCGCCGTCGACGGACTCGGGCCGGGCGAGCGGCTGCGCGAGGCGGCCGCGGCACACGATCACACACACATGGGGGGACACCATGGCCTACACGCGTAA
- a CDS encoding vitamin K epoxide reductase family protein, which produces MSDPHPAPAGAGRAYALLLVLTGAAGLLAAWVITLDKFKLLEDPGFTPGCSLNPVVSCGGVMKSDQASAFGFPNPMLGLVAYGIVVCVGVSLLARAAFPRWYWLTFTAGCLFGVGFVSWLQFESLYRINALCLWCCLAWVATILMFWYAVAFDVRHGFLPAPAGVRTFLAEFAWAPPLLHIGVVGMLILTRWWDFWTS; this is translated from the coding sequence ATGAGCGATCCGCACCCGGCGCCCGCGGGCGCCGGCCGGGCGTACGCCCTGCTGCTCGTCCTCACCGGCGCGGCCGGGCTGCTGGCCGCCTGGGTCATCACCCTCGACAAGTTCAAGCTGCTGGAGGACCCCGGGTTCACGCCCGGGTGCAGCCTGAACCCCGTCGTCTCCTGCGGCGGCGTCATGAAGAGCGACCAGGCCTCGGCGTTCGGGTTCCCCAACCCGATGCTGGGCCTGGTGGCCTACGGGATCGTCGTGTGCGTCGGCGTGAGCCTGCTGGCCCGCGCCGCGTTCCCCCGCTGGTACTGGCTGACCTTCACCGCCGGCTGCCTGTTCGGCGTCGGGTTCGTGTCCTGGCTGCAGTTCGAGTCCCTGTACCGGATCAACGCGCTGTGCCTGTGGTGCTGTCTGGCGTGGGTCGCCACGATCCTCATGTTCTGGTACGCCGTCGCGTTCGACGTACGCCACGGATTCCTGCCGGCCCCGGCCGGGGTGCGGACTTTCCTCGCCGAGTTCGCCTGGGCGCCTCCGCTGCTGCACATCGGCGTGGTCGGCATGCTGATCCTGACCCGATGGTGGGATTTCTGGACGAGCTGA
- a CDS encoding DUF5949 family protein produces the protein MTSTPSATRPFRVADLGTLVVMPWSGEAPDGSDMPYLLAYSLGDTADGPEGTAAAVERMLTDNGMPVGGDVVDGTERPSLPFTLLVESGAAVLNMPSLNAQCLPPPEWLAAVEQRGYAYLVFTTRAWPEALPGQAVTAEALTAFAGAEETLTAAAHIVLPARRLRG, from the coding sequence GTGACCTCAACCCCAAGCGCAACCCGCCCCTTCCGCGTGGCCGACCTGGGCACCCTCGTCGTGATGCCGTGGAGCGGCGAGGCCCCCGACGGCAGCGACATGCCCTACCTCCTGGCCTACTCCCTCGGCGACACCGCGGACGGTCCCGAGGGGACCGCCGCCGCCGTCGAGCGGATGCTCACCGACAACGGCATGCCCGTCGGCGGGGACGTCGTCGACGGCACCGAGCGGCCGAGCCTGCCGTTCACGCTGCTCGTCGAGTCCGGCGCGGCCGTCCTGAACATGCCGAGCCTCAACGCCCAGTGCCTGCCGCCGCCCGAGTGGCTCGCGGCCGTCGAGCAGCGCGGCTACGCCTACCTCGTGTTCACCACCCGCGCCTGGCCGGAGGCCCTGCCCGGCCAGGCCGTCACGGCCGAGGCGCTGACCGCGTTCGCGGGCGCCGAGGAGACCCTGACGGCCGCGGCGCACATCGTCCTGCCCGCCCGCCGCCTGCGCGGCTGA